The following coding sequences lie in one Halogeometricum rufum genomic window:
- the folP gene encoding dihydropteroate synthase, translated as MQYHEAVRFLLDLRRFQVKPGTESVRSLLAEFDDPHEDVTFVQVAGSNGKGSTARMTEAVLREAGLTVGLYTSPHFETVRERARVDGRKIPESAVREFVERAKPWLVERAAEGDPLTFFEVVTAMAIWYFAEAETDVAVLEVGMGGKLDATSVVDPVAAAVTNVSLEHTAVLGDTVAEIAEKKAAVAPANQPLVTGATGDALATIRDHAGSVVTVGTDDADVTVRAGERVTHQESAVSVVADDWRVEGRIPLVGDYQAVNAGIACVLARQVADELGVALDATTLERGLRTAHWPGRFEVMETDPFVVLDGAHNPSACESLATVLDDFDFGALHLVFGAMHDKDHRAMVDALPDPDSVVACRPDNPRSEDPETLARVFENAGADDVTVGDDVASAVATASERADEGDCVLALGSLFLVAEARQTWTRTVTPVDVRDRTDATDLLERAHVADRDAAEAREESVHRVVRLSLQRRDARTVTEAMLTAGGDCATAGDAGNGELADVVLSGTLAAFDRLTTRLAAESDGLAAVAADVRACVGLDCDADGDADVGTADTDADATADRSNDYPWDDRTAVMGILNVTPDSFHDGGEFFDADAALEQAEAMIDAGADIVDVGGESTRPGAEEVPVEEEIRRTVPVIEALADVDALLSVDTRKAAVAEAALDAGADILNDVTGLEDPEMRFLAAERDVPVIVMHSIDAPVVPGKDVTYDDVVDDVIDELRERILLAEQAGVPRENVIVDPGIGFGKSKPEEFELLDRLGEFDALGCPVLFGHSHKSMFEHVGSEAGDNLPATLAATALAADRGADVVRVHDVPENVAAVNVALATRDAVRFEE; from the coding sequence ATGCAGTATCACGAGGCCGTGCGGTTCCTCCTCGACCTCCGCCGGTTCCAGGTCAAGCCGGGCACCGAGTCCGTTCGGTCGCTCCTCGCCGAGTTCGACGACCCCCACGAGGACGTGACGTTCGTGCAGGTGGCGGGGTCGAACGGGAAGGGCAGTACGGCGCGGATGACCGAGGCGGTCCTCCGGGAAGCGGGGCTGACGGTCGGACTCTACACGTCGCCGCACTTCGAGACGGTCCGCGAACGCGCCCGCGTGGACGGGCGAAAGATACCCGAGTCGGCCGTCCGCGAGTTCGTCGAACGGGCGAAGCCGTGGCTGGTCGAACGCGCCGCCGAGGGTGACCCGCTCACGTTCTTCGAGGTGGTGACGGCGATGGCCATCTGGTACTTCGCCGAGGCCGAGACCGACGTGGCCGTCCTCGAAGTCGGTATGGGGGGGAAACTGGACGCGACGAGCGTCGTCGACCCCGTCGCCGCCGCGGTGACGAACGTCTCGCTCGAACACACGGCCGTCCTCGGCGACACCGTCGCGGAGATAGCCGAGAAGAAGGCCGCCGTCGCGCCCGCGAACCAACCGCTCGTGACGGGCGCGACGGGCGACGCCCTCGCGACCATCCGCGACCACGCCGGGAGCGTCGTCACCGTCGGAACCGACGACGCCGACGTGACCGTCCGCGCGGGCGAACGCGTCACCCACCAGGAGTCGGCCGTCTCGGTCGTCGCCGACGACTGGCGCGTCGAGGGGCGAATCCCGCTTGTGGGCGACTATCAGGCCGTGAACGCCGGTATCGCGTGCGTCCTCGCGCGACAGGTCGCCGACGAACTCGGGGTGGCGCTGGACGCGACGACGCTCGAACGCGGCCTGCGGACCGCCCACTGGCCCGGCCGGTTCGAGGTGATGGAGACGGACCCGTTCGTCGTCCTCGACGGCGCGCACAACCCCAGCGCCTGCGAGTCTCTCGCGACGGTCCTCGACGACTTCGACTTCGGAGCGTTGCACCTCGTCTTCGGCGCGATGCACGACAAGGACCACCGCGCGATGGTCGACGCCCTCCCGGACCCCGACTCGGTGGTCGCCTGCCGCCCGGACAACCCGCGCTCGGAGGACCCCGAGACGCTGGCGCGCGTGTTCGAGAACGCCGGCGCGGACGACGTGACCGTCGGCGACGACGTGGCCTCGGCCGTCGCGACGGCGAGCGAACGCGCCGACGAGGGCGACTGCGTCCTCGCACTCGGCTCGCTGTTCCTCGTCGCCGAGGCGCGTCAGACGTGGACGCGGACGGTGACGCCGGTGGACGTGCGCGACCGAACCGACGCGACCGACCTGCTCGAACGGGCGCACGTCGCCGACAGGGACGCCGCCGAGGCGCGCGAGGAGAGCGTCCACCGCGTCGTCCGCCTGTCGCTGCAGCGACGCGACGCCCGGACCGTCACGGAGGCGATGCTGACCGCCGGCGGCGACTGCGCCACCGCCGGCGACGCGGGCAACGGCGAACTCGCGGACGTGGTGCTGTCGGGGACGCTCGCGGCGTTCGACCGCCTGACGACGCGACTCGCCGCCGAATCCGACGGCCTCGCGGCCGTCGCCGCGGACGTGCGAGCGTGCGTCGGCCTCGACTGCGACGCCGACGGCGACGCTGACGTGGGCACCGCCGACACCGACGCCGACGCGACGGCGGACCGGTCGAACGACTACCCGTGGGACGACCGGACGGCGGTGATGGGCATCCTCAACGTCACGCCGGACAGCTTCCACGACGGCGGCGAGTTCTTCGACGCCGACGCCGCCCTCGAACAGGCCGAGGCGATGATAGACGCCGGCGCCGACATCGTCGACGTCGGCGGCGAATCCACCCGCCCGGGCGCCGAGGAAGTGCCCGTCGAGGAGGAGATTCGCCGCACCGTCCCCGTCATCGAGGCGCTCGCCGACGTGGACGCGTTACTGTCGGTGGACACGCGCAAGGCGGCCGTCGCCGAGGCGGCACTCGACGCGGGCGCGGACATCCTGAACGACGTGACCGGGCTCGAAGACCCCGAGATGCGCTTTCTCGCCGCCGAACGCGACGTGCCGGTCATCGTGATGCACAGCATCGACGCGCCCGTCGTCCCCGGCAAGGACGTGACGTACGACGACGTGGTGGACGACGTGATAGACGAACTCCGCGAGCGAATCCTGCTCGCGGAACAGGCTGGCGTCCCCCGGGAGAACGTCATCGTGGACCCCGGAATCGGGTTCGGCAAGTCCAAGCCCGAGGAGTTCGAGCTTCTGGACCGACTCGGCGAGTTCGACGCCCTCGGCTGTCCCGTCCTGTTCGGCCACTCGCACAAGTCGATGTTCGAACACGTCGGCAGCGAGGCGGGCGACAACCTCCCGGCGACGCTCGCGGCGACGGCCCTCGCGGCCGACCGGGGTGCGGACGTCGTCCGCGTCCACGACGTGCCGGAGAACGTCGCCGCCGTGAACGTGGCGCTGGCGACGCGGGACGCGGTGCGGTTCGAGGAGTAG
- a CDS encoding NRDE family protein: MCTLTIAWQVFEEAPVVVAANRDELTDRPSEPPSVVEGDPAFVAPRDAEAGGTWVGYNERGVFVGVTNRWVEVAGGGERSRGRLVRDALRAESAAAARETVEAAVAADTYDGFNLVVADAADAFLFEWDGTLSTTRLTPGVHVVVNVGADGDYFEPARRPEAGREQADNARRVREALEPRERSDRESADAWRERAASVLRDHDYGVCVHDPEGRYGTRSSSLVTLRADGDADYAFAPGPPCETAYEPVESQV; this comes from the coding sequence GTGTGTACGCTGACCATCGCGTGGCAGGTGTTCGAGGAAGCGCCCGTCGTCGTCGCGGCCAACCGCGACGAACTGACCGACCGGCCGTCTGAACCGCCGAGCGTCGTCGAGGGCGACCCGGCGTTCGTCGCCCCGCGCGACGCGGAGGCGGGGGGGACGTGGGTCGGATACAACGAGCGCGGCGTCTTCGTCGGCGTCACCAACCGCTGGGTCGAGGTGGCGGGCGGCGGCGAACGCTCGCGCGGCCGACTCGTCCGCGACGCCCTGCGGGCAGAGAGCGCCGCGGCCGCGCGCGAGACGGTGGAAGCCGCCGTCGCGGCGGACACGTACGACGGGTTCAACCTCGTCGTCGCCGACGCCGCCGACGCCTTCCTGTTCGAGTGGGACGGGACGCTGTCGACGACGCGACTGACGCCGGGCGTCCACGTCGTGGTGAACGTGGGGGCCGACGGCGACTACTTCGAACCCGCGCGCCGGCCCGAGGCGGGGCGGGAACAGGCGGACAACGCCCGACGCGTGCGCGAGGCGCTCGAACCCCGCGAACGGTCCGACCGGGAGTCCGCCGACGCGTGGCGCGAGCGTGCGGCGTCGGTGCTGCGCGACCACGACTACGGCGTCTGCGTCCACGACCCCGAGGGCCGGTACGGCACCCGGTCGTCGTCGCTCGTCACCCTGCGGGCCGACGGCGACGCCGACTACGCCTTCGCCCCGGGGCCGCCCTGCGAGACGGCGTACGAACCCGTCGAAAGTCAGGTTTAA
- a CDS encoding universal stress protein, giving the protein MYDSILVPTDGSEGTEKALEHAMEVASLSGATIHVLSVVDRRLYLAAGEDQKDELQESLHEDAVTAVDGVAETVRDADVDCTTAVRDGVPYRCILDYAEEHDVDVVVMGTHGRTGRDKLASLGSVTERVVQNTSRPVLVVSIGRD; this is encoded by the coding sequence ATGTACGATTCGATTCTGGTTCCGACCGACGGTAGCGAGGGGACGGAGAAGGCGCTCGAACACGCGATGGAGGTCGCGTCGCTCTCGGGGGCGACGATTCACGTCCTCTCGGTGGTGGACCGCCGCCTCTACCTCGCGGCGGGCGAAGACCAGAAGGACGAGTTGCAGGAGTCGCTGCACGAGGACGCCGTGACGGCCGTGGACGGCGTCGCCGAGACGGTCCGCGACGCCGACGTCGACTGCACGACGGCCGTCCGCGACGGCGTCCCCTACCGCTGCATCCTCGACTACGCCGAGGAACACGACGTGGACGTGGTCGTGATGGGGACGCACGGCCGCACCGGTCGCGACAAACTCGCCAGTCTCGGCAGCGTCACCGAACGGGTGGTGCAGAACACGAGTCGCCCCGTCCTCGTCGTGAGCATCGGGCGGGACTGA